From a region of the Falco cherrug isolate bFalChe1 chromosome 9, bFalChe1.pri, whole genome shotgun sequence genome:
- the NKX6-2 gene encoding homeobox protein Nkx-6.2, with translation MLAVGQMDANRQSAFVLSSTPLAALHNMAEMKTSLFPYTLQNPSGFKAPALGGLNTQLPLGTPHGISDILGRPVGTASNLLGGLPRINGLAASAGMYFNPAAVSRYPKPLAELPGRPPIFWPGVVQGSPWRDPRLACPAQTGMVLDKDGKKKHSRPTFSGQQIFALEKTFEQTKYLAGPERARLAYSLGMTESQVKVWFQNRRTKWRKRHAAEMASAKKKHDSETEKLKESSDNEDDDEYNKPLDPNSDDEKITRLLKKHKSTNLSLVSPCSTSSDTL, from the exons ATGTTAGCGGTGGGGCAGATGGATGCTAATCGCCAGAGCGCGTTCGTCCTCAGCAGTACGCCGCTGGCCGCGCTGCACAACATGGCCGAGATGAAGACCTCCCTCTTCCCCTACACCCTGCAGAACCCCTCCGGCTTCAAGGCGCCGGCCCTGGGCGGACTCAACACGCAGCTCCCCTTGGGGACACCGCACGGAATAAGCGACATCCTAGGGCGGCCCGTGGGCACTGCCAGCAACCTGCTGGGCGGGCTGCCCCGCATCAACGGACTGGCGGCCTCGGCGGGGATGTACTTCAACCCCGCGGCCGTCTCCCGCTACCCGAAGCCGCTGGCGGAGCTGCCAGGGCGACCGCCCATTTTCTGGCCGGGAGTGGTGCAGGGCTCTCCCTGGAGAGACCCCCGGCTCGCCTGTCCCG CTCAGACGGGGATGGTTTTGGACAAGGACGGCAAGAAGAAACACTCGCGACCCACTTTCTCTGGGCAGCAGATTTTTGCTTTGGAGAAAACCTTCGAACAGACGAAATACCTGGCAGGACCGGAGAGAGCCCGCCTCGCCTATTCCCTCGGGATGACCGAGAGCCAGGTGAAG GTCTGGTTCCAGAACAGACGGACCAAGTGGCGGAAGCGGCATGCGGCAGAGATGGCCTCGGCGAAGAAGAAGCACGACTCGGAGACGGAGAAGCTGAAGGAGAGCTCGGACAATGAGGACGATGACGAATACAACAAGCCCCTGGACCCCAACTCAGACGATGAAAAAATCACGAGGCTATTGAAGAAGCACAAATCCACGAATCTGTCCCTCGTcagcccctgcagcaccagctcgGACACCTTGTGA